A window of Cryptomeria japonica chromosome 3, Sugi_1.0, whole genome shotgun sequence contains these coding sequences:
- the LOC131072963 gene encoding uncharacterized protein LOC131072963, translated as MSLELKSVLVTSLCTFGGGIAGVADGVIGVVDAAAGSIGGVGTVGATGGIIGAVGGVDGFDATNGIINFVGSVGATATTDGFIGAIGGANGFDATNEIISFVDVVGAADGFDATDGIIIFVGAVGATNIIKDGLLGVTG; from the coding sequence ATGTCTTTGgaattgaagagtgtattggtcaCGAGTTTGTGcacttttggaggtgggattgcTGGGGTTGCTGATggggttattggtgttgttgatgctgCTGCTGGGAGTATTGGTGGTGTTGGTACAGTTGGTGCTACTGGTGGGATTATTGGTGCTGTTGGTGGTGTTGATGGCTTTGATGCTACTAATGGGATTATCAATTTTGTGGGTTCAGTTGGTGCTACTGCTACTACTGATGGGTTTATTGGTGCTATTGGTGGTGCTAATGGCTTTGATGCTACTAATGAGATTATCAGTTTTGTGGATGTGGTTGGTGCTGCTGATGGCtttgatgctactgatgggattatcatttttgtgggtgcagtTGGTGCCACAAatataatcaaggatggcctcctTGGAGTAACTGGTTGA